One segment of Streptomyces sp. NBC_01463 DNA contains the following:
- a CDS encoding peptidylprolyl isomerase: protein MVSSDQRRRQLAREKFERQQQRREEARHRTRRLTVVIASAVAVVAVIGGATYFATNGDDDKDNKAGAAASQSPSASPSSSPPASEKAAPEPAMKIDKKAKYSMSLKTSQGDISFTMDAAKTPHTANSFKSLADKKFFDGTKCHRLTTDGIFVLQCGDPKGDGTGGPGYTIPDENLTALGKAGTGGTVTYPAGTVAMANTGQAHTGGSQFFLVYKDSKLPPSYTPFGTMDEDSLKAVEAIGKAGVTGGGADGAPKKAVNISKATVDKA, encoded by the coding sequence GTGGTCAGCAGCGATCAGCGGCGGCGGCAGCTCGCCAGGGAGAAGTTCGAGCGGCAGCAGCAGCGCCGGGAGGAGGCGCGCCACAGGACGCGGCGGCTGACGGTCGTCATCGCCTCCGCGGTGGCCGTGGTGGCGGTCATCGGTGGTGCCACGTACTTCGCCACCAACGGCGACGACGACAAGGACAACAAGGCCGGTGCGGCCGCGAGCCAGAGTCCGTCCGCCTCGCCCTCGTCCTCGCCCCCGGCGAGCGAGAAGGCGGCGCCCGAGCCCGCGATGAAGATCGACAAAAAGGCGAAGTACTCGATGTCGCTCAAGACGAGCCAGGGCGACATATCGTTCACGATGGACGCGGCGAAGACCCCGCACACGGCGAACTCCTTCAAGTCGCTCGCCGACAAGAAGTTCTTCGACGGCACCAAGTGTCACCGCCTGACCACGGACGGCATCTTCGTCCTGCAGTGCGGTGACCCCAAGGGCGACGGCACCGGTGGTCCGGGCTACACGATTCCCGACGAGAACCTGACCGCCCTCGGCAAGGCGGGCACCGGCGGCACGGTGACCTACCCGGCCGGCACGGTCGCGATGGCGAACACCGGCCAGGCGCACACCGGCGGCAGCCAGTTCTTCCTCGTGTACAAGGACAGCAAACTGCCGCCCAGCTACACGCCGTTCGGCACGATGGACGAGGACTCCCTCAAGGCGGTCGAGGCCATCGGCAAGGCCGGTGTGACCGGCGGCGGAGCCGACGGTGCGCCGAAGAAGGCCGTGAACATCTCGAAGGCGACCGTCGACAAGGCGTGA
- a CDS encoding MBL fold metallo-hydrolase — protein MLIAGFPAGAWGTNCYLVAPAAGEECVIIDPGHQATAGVEEALKKHRLKPVAVVLTHGHIDHVASVVPVCGAHDVPAWIHPEDRYMMSDPEKALGRSIGMPLMGELTVGEPDDVKELSDGARLLLAGMEFGVSHAPGHTKGSVTFRMPEAAEVPQVLFSGDLLFAGSVGRTDLPGGDHAELLESLARVCLPLDDSTVVLSGHGPQTTIGRERATNPYLHGMDAPRRGM, from the coding sequence GTGCTCATTGCCGGGTTCCCCGCCGGGGCCTGGGGGACCAACTGTTACCTGGTCGCCCCCGCCGCAGGCGAGGAGTGCGTGATCATCGACCCGGGCCACCAGGCCACCGCCGGGGTCGAGGAAGCGCTGAAGAAGCATCGGCTGAAGCCCGTCGCCGTCGTCCTCACCCACGGCCACATCGACCATGTCGCCTCGGTCGTCCCGGTGTGCGGCGCGCACGACGTCCCCGCCTGGATCCACCCCGAGGACCGGTACATGATGAGCGACCCGGAGAAGGCCCTCGGCCGCTCCATCGGGATGCCGCTCATGGGCGAGCTGACGGTCGGCGAACCGGACGACGTCAAGGAACTGAGCGACGGCGCCCGGCTGCTGCTGGCGGGCATGGAGTTCGGCGTCTCGCATGCGCCCGGCCATACCAAGGGGTCGGTGACGTTCAGGATGCCCGAGGCCGCGGAGGTACCGCAGGTCCTCTTCTCGGGTGACCTGCTCTTCGCCGGCTCCGTCGGACGCACCGACCTGCCCGGCGGCGACCACGCCGAGCTCCTCGAGTCGCTGGCCCGCGTGTGCCTGCCGCTCGACGACTCGACCGTGGTCCTGTCCGGCCACGGCCCCCAGACGACCATCGGCCGCGAGCGCGCCACCAATCCGTATCTGCACGGTATGGACGCGCCCCGACGAGGAATGTGA
- the hisS gene encoding histidine--tRNA ligase encodes MSTFKAPKGTYDLTPPDSAKYLAVREAIAAPLKNSGYGYIETPGFEDVALFSRGVGESTDIVTKEMYTLTTKGGSELALRPEGTASVLRAALEANLHKLGNLPVKLWYSGSYYRYERPQKGRYRHFSQVGAEAIGAEDPALDAELIILADQAYRTLGLREFRILLNSLGDKECRPVYRDALQGFLRELDLDEETRRRIEINPLRVLDDKRPEVQKQLTGAPVLRDYLCDACKAYHEEVRDLLTAAGVVYEDDEKLVRGLDYYTRTTFEFVHDGLGSQSAVGGGGRYDGLSEMIGGPALPSVGWALGVDRTVLALEAEGIELELPSTTSVFAVPLGEEARRVLFGVVTQLRREGVAADFAFGGRGLKGAMKSANRSGARFTIVAGERDLAEGMVQLKDMESGEQTAVPLAEVAGTVKARLA; translated from the coding sequence GTGAGCACCTTCAAGGCCCCCAAGGGCACGTACGACCTGACCCCGCCCGACTCCGCGAAGTACCTCGCGGTGCGCGAGGCGATCGCCGCACCGCTGAAGAACTCCGGCTACGGCTACATCGAGACACCCGGCTTCGAGGACGTGGCCCTCTTCTCCCGCGGTGTCGGTGAGTCCACCGACATCGTGACCAAGGAGATGTACACCCTCACCACCAAGGGCGGCTCCGAGCTGGCGCTGCGCCCCGAGGGCACCGCGTCCGTGCTGCGCGCCGCCCTGGAGGCCAACCTCCACAAGCTCGGCAACCTGCCGGTCAAGCTCTGGTACTCCGGCTCGTACTACCGCTACGAGCGCCCGCAGAAGGGCCGTTACCGCCACTTCTCGCAGGTCGGTGCCGAGGCCATCGGCGCCGAGGACCCGGCGCTCGACGCCGAACTGATCATCCTGGCCGACCAGGCGTACCGCACCCTGGGCCTGCGCGAGTTCCGCATCCTGCTCAACTCGCTGGGCGACAAGGAGTGCCGGCCCGTCTACCGCGACGCGCTCCAGGGCTTCCTGCGCGAGCTCGACCTCGACGAGGAGACCCGCCGCCGCATCGAGATCAACCCGCTCCGGGTCCTCGACGACAAGCGCCCCGAGGTCCAGAAGCAGCTGACCGGCGCCCCGGTGCTGCGCGACTACCTGTGCGACGCCTGCAAGGCGTACCACGAGGAGGTCCGGGACCTGCTCACCGCGGCAGGTGTCGTGTACGAGGACGACGAGAAGCTCGTCCGCGGCCTCGACTACTACACCCGCACCACCTTCGAGTTCGTCCACGACGGTCTGGGCTCGCAGTCGGCGGTCGGCGGCGGCGGCCGCTACGACGGCCTGTCCGAGATGATCGGCGGACCCGCGCTCCCGTCCGTCGGCTGGGCGCTCGGTGTGGACCGCACCGTGCTCGCCCTGGAGGCCGAGGGCATCGAGCTCGAACTGCCCTCCACCACCAGCGTCTTCGCCGTACCGCTCGGCGAGGAGGCGCGCCGGGTGCTGTTCGGCGTCGTCACGCAGCTGCGCCGTGAGGGAGTCGCCGCGGACTTCGCGTTCGGGGGCCGTGGTCTGAAGGGCGCGATGAAGAGCGCCAACCGCTCGGGCGCGCGCTTCACGATCGTGGCCGGCGAACGCGACCTGGCCGAGGGGATGGTGCAGCTCAAGGACATGGAGTCCGGCGAGCAGACGGCCGTTCCGCTCGCCGAGGTGGCCGGCACGGTCAAGGCGCGCCTGGCGTAG
- a CDS encoding vitamin K epoxide reductase family protein encodes MTTAAVDHPSSDQDEDGGKRTIGGSRAFALLLVITGAAGLLAAWVITLDKLKLMEDPTFVPGCSLNPVVSCGNIMKSEQAAAFGFPNPWLGMATYPVIIGIGLALLAGARFRGWYWLGMNAGTLFGVGFCTWLQYQSLYNINSLCLWCCLAWVATIFMFCYVTTHNIKHRIIPAPSWLRNGLTEFHWVPPVLWVGIIGMLILTRWWDFWTR; translated from the coding sequence ATGACGACTGCAGCGGTTGACCATCCCTCCTCCGATCAGGACGAGGACGGCGGGAAGAGGACCATCGGCGGCAGTCGCGCGTTCGCACTGCTGCTGGTGATCACGGGCGCAGCCGGACTTCTCGCCGCGTGGGTCATCACGCTCGACAAGCTCAAGCTGATGGAGGACCCCACCTTCGTCCCGGGCTGCAGTCTCAACCCGGTGGTGTCCTGCGGCAACATCATGAAGAGCGAGCAGGCGGCCGCCTTCGGGTTCCCCAACCCGTGGCTGGGGATGGCCACCTACCCCGTGATCATCGGGATCGGGCTGGCCCTGCTCGCCGGAGCGCGCTTCCGCGGCTGGTACTGGCTCGGGATGAACGCGGGCACGCTGTTCGGCGTCGGATTCTGCACCTGGCTCCAGTACCAGTCGCTGTACAACATCAACTCGCTGTGCCTGTGGTGCTGCCTGGCCTGGGTCGCCACGATCTTCATGTTCTGCTACGTCACCACGCACAACATCAAGCACCGGATCATCCCCGCGCCCAGCTGGCTGCGCAACGGGCTCACCGAGTTCCACTGGGTGCCCCCGGTCCTGTGGGTCGGCATCATCGGCATGCTGATCCTGACCCGCTGGTGGGACTTCTGGACCCGGTGA
- a CDS encoding replication-associated recombination protein A, with the protein MEPDLFTAAAEDRQEKDPSSSPLAVRMRPRTLDEVVGQQHLLKPGSPLRRLVGEGSGGPAGPSSVILWGPPGIGKTTLAYVVSKATNKRFVELSAITAGVKEVRAVIEGARRATGGYGKETVLFLDEIHRFSKAQQDSLLPAVENRWVTLIAATTENPYFSIISPLLSRSLLLTLESLTDDDLRGLLRRALTDERGLGGAVTLPEDAEEHLLRIAGGDARRALTALEAAAGAALSKQEEEITLQTLEETVDRAAVKYDRDGDQHYDVASALIKSIRGSDVDAALHYLARMIEAGEDPRFIARRLMISASEDIGLADPTALPTAVAAAQAVAMIGFPEAALTLSHATIALALAPKSNAATLAISAAQDDVRKGLAGPVPAHLRDGHYKGAAKLGHAQGYVYPHDVPGGIAAQQYAPDAVRDKRYYRPTRYGAEARYADVADRVRERLGRTEPDGGADAADTP; encoded by the coding sequence GTGGAGCCCGACCTCTTTACCGCAGCTGCCGAAGACCGCCAGGAGAAGGACCCGTCCAGCAGCCCTCTCGCTGTCCGGATGCGTCCGCGTACCCTCGACGAGGTCGTGGGGCAGCAGCATCTGCTCAAGCCGGGTTCGCCCCTGCGCCGCCTCGTCGGCGAGGGCAGCGGGGGACCGGCCGGCCCCTCCTCCGTGATCCTCTGGGGCCCGCCCGGCATCGGGAAGACGACCCTGGCGTACGTGGTCAGCAAGGCCACGAACAAACGATTCGTCGAGCTCTCCGCGATCACCGCGGGCGTCAAGGAAGTACGGGCCGTGATCGAGGGCGCCCGTCGCGCCACCGGGGGCTACGGCAAGGAGACCGTCCTCTTCCTCGACGAGATCCACCGCTTCTCCAAGGCCCAGCAGGACTCACTGCTCCCGGCCGTCGAGAACCGCTGGGTCACCCTGATCGCCGCGACCACCGAGAACCCGTACTTCTCGATCATCTCCCCGCTGCTCTCGCGCTCGCTGCTGCTGACCCTGGAGTCGCTGACCGACGACGACCTGCGGGGCCTGCTCCGCCGGGCGCTGACCGACGAGCGCGGACTCGGCGGCGCGGTGACGCTGCCGGAGGACGCGGAGGAGCATCTGCTGCGCATCGCCGGGGGCGACGCCCGCCGGGCGCTGACGGCGCTGGAGGCCGCGGCCGGCGCGGCGCTGTCCAAGCAGGAGGAGGAGATCACCCTCCAGACCCTGGAGGAGACGGTCGACCGGGCGGCCGTGAAGTACGACCGGGACGGCGACCAGCACTACGACGTGGCGAGCGCGCTGATCAAGTCGATCCGCGGCTCCGACGTCGACGCGGCGCTGCACTACCTGGCCCGGATGATCGAGGCGGGGGAGGACCCCCGGTTCATCGCCCGGCGGCTGATGATCTCGGCCAGTGAGGACATCGGCCTCGCCGACCCCACCGCGCTGCCCACCGCGGTCGCGGCGGCCCAGGCCGTCGCGATGATCGGCTTCCCGGAGGCGGCGCTCACCCTCAGCCACGCCACGATCGCCCTGGCCCTCGCCCCGAAGTCGAACGCGGCGACGCTGGCGATCTCCGCGGCCCAGGACGACGTGCGCAAGGGCCTGGCCGGCCCGGTCCCCGCCCATCTGCGCGACGGTCACTACAAGGGCGCGGCCAAACTGGGCCACGCCCAGGGCTATGTCTATCCGCACGATGTCCCCGGCGGCATCGCCGCGCAGCAGTACGCCCCGGACGCCGTCCGCGACAAGCGCTACTACCGTCCCACGCGCTACGGCGCGGAGGCGCGGTACGCGGATGTGGCGGACCGGGTCCGCGAGCGCCTCGGCCGCACGGAGCCCGACGGCGGCGCCGACGCGGCGGACACCCCTTAG
- a CDS encoding DUF2470 domain-containing protein, whose product MPSAAERTRTLVQSTCSAVLLIPGLESAGSDQLMPLSRSVGPDGDLFLEFPADSPAVRAATHAQDDELTAVLEITDVAPVSVPHRIRGRARVCGWLTSVPGIAGPGRMLLRLETGEAHVEDLWGAEAVEPEEFRDAAADPLAGHETEVLQHLHSAHGEQLGTLCELLGERASRACATSRPSVVPVALDRFGLRVRFFEREGACFDARFDFPEPVRDVVELHHAMHTLFEAAAH is encoded by the coding sequence ATGCCGTCAGCAGCCGAGCGCACACGAACTCTCGTACAGAGTACCTGCTCCGCGGTGCTGCTCATCCCCGGGCTGGAGTCGGCGGGCTCGGACCAGCTGATGCCGCTGTCCCGCAGCGTGGGTCCGGACGGGGATCTCTTCCTCGAATTCCCCGCCGACTCCCCGGCCGTACGGGCCGCGACGCACGCCCAGGACGACGAGCTGACGGCCGTGCTGGAGATCACGGACGTCGCTCCGGTCTCCGTACCCCACCGCATCCGCGGCCGGGCCCGCGTCTGCGGCTGGCTCACCTCCGTGCCCGGCATCGCCGGTCCCGGCCGGATGCTGCTGCGGCTGGAGACGGGCGAGGCCCACGTCGAGGACCTGTGGGGCGCGGAGGCCGTCGAGCCGGAGGAGTTCCGGGACGCGGCCGCGGATCCGCTCGCCGGCCACGAGACGGAGGTGCTCCAGCACCTGCACTCGGCGCACGGCGAGCAACTGGGGACGCTGTGCGAGCTCCTCGGCGAGCGGGCGTCCCGGGCCTGTGCGACGAGCCGGCCGTCCGTCGTCCCGGTCGCGCTGGACCGCTTCGGGCTGCGGGTCCGGTTCTTCGAGCGGGAGGGCGCGTGCTTCGACGCGCGCTTCGATTTCCCCGAGCCCGTGCGCGACGTGGTGGAACTGCACCACGCCATGCACACGCTCTTCGAAGCGGCCGCGCACTGA
- the rpsD gene encoding 30S ribosomal protein S4: MPNQSRPKVKKSRALGIALTPKAVKYFEARPYPPGEHGRGRKQNSDYKVRLLEKQRLRAQYDISERQMARAYDRAKKAEGKTGEALVVELERRLDALVLRSGIAKTIYQARQMVVHGHIEVNGGKVDKPSFRVRPDDIVMVRERSREKYPFQVAREGGYDTDGETPRYLQVNLKALAFRLDRDPNRKEIPVICDEQLVVEYYAR, encoded by the coding sequence GTGCCTAATCAGTCGCGTCCCAAGGTCAAGAAGAGCCGCGCGCTCGGCATTGCGCTGACGCCGAAGGCGGTCAAGTACTTCGAGGCCCGCCCCTACCCGCCGGGCGAGCACGGCCGCGGCCGCAAGCAGAACTCGGACTACAAGGTCCGTCTGCTCGAGAAGCAGCGTCTGCGCGCCCAGTACGACATCAGCGAGCGCCAGATGGCGCGTGCCTACGACCGCGCCAAGAAGGCCGAGGGCAAGACGGGCGAGGCGCTCGTCGTCGAGCTCGAGCGTCGCCTCGACGCCCTGGTCCTGCGCTCGGGTATCGCCAAGACGATCTACCAGGCCCGCCAGATGGTCGTCCACGGCCACATCGAGGTCAACGGTGGCAAGGTCGACAAGCCGTCGTTCCGTGTCCGTCCGGACGACATCGTCATGGTCCGCGAGCGCAGCCGCGAGAAGTACCCCTTCCAGGTTGCCCGCGAGGGTGGTTACGACACCGACGGTGAGACCCCGCGCTACCTGCAGGTGAACCTGAAGGCCCTGGCCTTCCGCCTTGACCGGGACCCGAACCGCAAGGAAATCCCCGTGATCTGCGACGAGCAGCTCGTCGTCGAGTACTACGCCCGCTGA